Within Lolium rigidum isolate FL_2022 chromosome 5, APGP_CSIRO_Lrig_0.1, whole genome shotgun sequence, the genomic segment ctctgtgacaagagagtgccacaaaagctaaaaggcgggttttataggacagctatccgacctgcgatgttgtatggcgccgagtgttggccaacgaagagacgacatatccaacagttaagtgtagcagagatgcgcatgttgagatggatatgtggccacacaagaaaggatcgggtacggaatgacgatatacgggagagagttggggtagcaccgattgaagagaagctggtccaacatcgtctcgtATGGTTTGGGCATATCCAACGGAGGCATCCGAAGCGCCAgagtgcatagcggacggataaagcgtgatgagaatgttaagaggggtcgtggtagaccaaacttgacatgggaggagtccgttaagagagacccgaaggtttggaatatcgacaaagatttagccatggataggggtgcgtggaagttagctatccacgttccggaaccatgacttggtttcgagatcttatgggtttcaactctagcctaccccaacttgtttgggactgaaaggcttggttgttgttgttgatgtcctCGCTGTGGGGGGTGCAGTGTTCTTGGTATATCCTTGTAAATATTGGCGGCTCGCACTATCTAAGCACTTTCTTAATGAAAATGACCCATTTCCACACATATTTgagaaaaaaatcctagaaatatCATAAGGAATGATTGACCAAAACATGGCCCAAATGGTAGTTAACTATGCAGACAAGTATAGATGTTCCAGCTGCATAAAATAGTTATCCTGTGCAAGTTTCATGCAGCAAATTCAATCATCGTATTTATTCGTCAACGATCAAATGTTGATATAGATGAGCAATTGAGCAATAAATCAAACAATAGAAGTCATATACTCATATTAACAGTATGAAAATAGCATCAGCTAACCTGAACAGCAAACTGTCCTGTTCCACCAGCAGCTGCTGTAACTAAAACAACTTGCCCAGATGTCATTTGACCTGCCTAAAGGCAACAGAAATCAACTTAGATCAGAACAGGAAGGGAGATACATTCTAGAGCTGAACTTAGATTTAGTTCAGCAAATATGAGGTTAAAGCCACATGGTATACGATCAGAAAAGAACTGTGTATCAAGATAACCTTTTCAAGAGAAATTGAAGCAGTCAATCCTGACGTTAGCATAGCAACGACCTCAGGATCTGGTCTTGGCACTGGAAGAAGATGTTTGGCTGGAACCTTTCATCAGGAAGATGTAAAGACAGAAACTGTAACTCACAAACAGAAGTAAAATATGTAGAACTAAAAGCTCAAAAGGTTGAAGATGGTTTCACTGAAAGGATGACAAGGGTTAGTTGATAATTTATTGTGTAACAAATGGACGTGGATGTAGATCGCAGTACCATGGTAAATTCAGCATAGCTCCCAAAAGTCATAAGGGCCACAGGACTGCCAACTTTGATATGCCTCACTGCATCTCCAACAGAAGCAACGATTCCGACAGCCTGGATATATTACAATTCTCATGAAAAAAGATTGTGAACTCTTAATACACAAATAAAAATCAATATTTCCCCACCATTGGTTTGAAGATTTAGCTTGTGTGAATAGCAATTGTTTCAGTATGTTGAGGATACAGATGTATGGACAATCTATTTAGAGTTTAATAGCCTATTTATTTAGAGACCTGAAGAGCAACAAAATCTTCTTTAAAAAATAGCCTGTTTTTTATATCATATCTATGTCCCATCAAATTTACGAATCAAAAGATGAAAACATATGCTGTGTTACCAGAAATTTTGACAGAAGAATATGTTAAGAAGTATTCAAAATTGAGTATGGCGTTAACATAGCATGTAAGAACGTCGATCACCTCAAAACCAGCATCAAATGGAAGGCGTGCAGCAGTTTCTTTAGCACTACCACTGAAATAGCGCCCAGAGCTGTAGTTTACCTGCAAGACACCATTAAAAGCTTCCAAAAGTTAGTCCACAGGGAATCAAAGAAAAGGAATTAGGAAACACAGATCCAAGGACTTACATCACTAGCATTTACACCAGCGTATATTATTTTAACAAGCACATTTTGTGGTTCAATGGGCAATCTCAATCGCACACGATCAAGTCTTGTAGCATTGCGGAAATTATGGCTGAGAGTGTGAACAACTCTACAAAATCatggagacaagcatcaataaattaAAGCGAATGTCGCCACGAATTTTCAGTACGTGAAACTAACTTGCACAATATTCCTATTAGGGGAATTTTGTGTGTGGGAAACTTGACTGACAAGCAATATAGTGTTGAGATCTCATATATTGTTAAAAAAATGTCTGGATAATCACACATGACTTACAACATAGATTTCAGAAAGCAGCATTCATATAACTTGTAAGAAACAGCTTTTCGTGGAAATTCTGATAGTGTAATCAAGATCACTTTCCAACTATCCATTATTACATGTAACAGATTAGTACTACTGCACAATTGGAGAGAGCGTTTCAAGACAAAAAATTGAGGATATTTTCTGCGTGTCATCAATCAAGAAAGCTTGAACACTCCAATATGACAAATGGAAGTAGCATACAGTCAAAGCTCAGCTATTGGTCAGCTACACTAACAAGTACAAGTACCGAGAATTAACGAACTTGGGAAACAGCACCAGAACAGAAACAAAAAATATAAGAGATTTGACTTCAACCCACAATCCGTGCATGGAAATAGCAAAATAGTTCTTACAGTACAATAATCTAAAGTACTTCTCTAGAGAATACAGACTACGGAGGCACAGTAAATATGTCTGCACTCTGCAGGTGTATACACACATTCTTTGTTTAAGAGAATACTGTAGCGCTATGAAGATGATGTGTCTAGAAGTTATGCAACTTCAGTTTAAGGGATTAAATCAGTGATTTCAACCATTTTAGCAAGGATTTGTACCAGAAAGAACTAATTAAGCGTTTGGGAGTAGGGAGTTGTTCTGCACTCGAAAAATTCCATAAGTGCTtagaaatataaaaatatataaaatagcagGGCTGCAGGATTACTTACATCTTCTCAAAAAACTCAGGTGTTTGGATGCTAGGGAATACATTGTTTGTTACTGTTCTTTTTGACTTGGTATACTTCAACAGATATTTTCTTTGTTCCTCAGATGTTGGCCAGTATTCTTTCCCTCTTCGTTTAGTTATCCAAAGGCAAGCGCCAGCCTTGCTCTCGTCTTGTATAAGTTCAAATGCACCTACCGAAACATAAAGGGTCCTTTTCAGATAACATTAAAAGAGAAAGAGAGTAAACATCATATGCAAGAGATGATAGATTTCTACTGCTATGTCAACCATCTCTGTGGACTAAGTTATGGCCTGCCATCACTCACTTATACAAAATGAAGGACCTAGAACTAAAATTTTGAACTTTGACGAACCAAGTGATCATGTAATTATTCAATTTGTAATAAAACTCATGTTTTACACACAATACACGTGGGAAATTTTCCATGTTATTTTTGACCATCTAAAACAACCCATATCAAATAAACACTCAAACAATTCATCAAATACCCAAAAGTAACCTGCAGTAATCGTGACACATAAATTACAGTAAAGAAACTGAAGGTCGGCAACAAACTTAATTACAGCTTTAAAAGATGAGAGATGATATACCATCAATAATTTCCTCCATCTTCAGAAAACCACCAGTTGCATCTACTATTTTCCGATTTATTTGCTCGGCCATGTTAGTTTGAACAAACTGCATACACAAGCCCACAAATAACACTTACGAAAGATCATAATTGCATTCATACCTTCCAGTTATTGATAGTGACTAATGAAAGACATGCCAATCTGTCTCAAATAAGAACGTGCATTCCAAAGTATACTCAATCCCTGCAAACCGCATCAAATTGCGAAATCTATTTTTTTCTAAGATCAAATTACCGATTAATTTGGGCATTTGGCCTGTTCAGTTGATTTTGCAATTTAGCTCAAATACATCTATAAACCAGTCTTTCATGTGTGCATGGTGTCCCTAACAAGATATCCGTCGCTGGTATTTGAGAACCAGTGATCACACTATCTGGTCAATCTGGTGACTTTTTGGAGAAAATTTGGCAGTATGGTGTTCCATTCTCAAGTTAACTTGACAGACTATCAAACCTATTAGCAGACTCTCACAACATTAGGACAAAAGCCACAGCTAAACTACTACAGCGAGCAAACGCAGTagaaataaataataataataattcgcATCATTCAACTCGTTTAATACCTCGGGGCAGAGCACATTGACACGGACACCATGGCGTTTCAATGGAGCAAGTGATCTTGTAAACATAACAACACCACCTGCCAAAAATGAAGTTATCGCATAGTGTACAGATGCTTCAAACATATCATAAAAGTATAAAACATAATGGAGTAGAAAGTTAAGATTGAAAAGTGCAGCTGGCAACAGTATTGAACATTCTATATGACTAAATGTGAATTTCTGTACAGTTTGTGCTGGCATGTATCTTAACGATGTAGAAAAAGAATTAACAAACATATTATTTTCTACTAAATCAACAATCATAGTTAAGAGTTCAAAATGGCCACCCCATCAGCACTGCAATCTGCTGCCCTAGAAGAAAAAAAGTAGAAGAAGAGTTTATGGGGTGGTGTATGAACCTTTCGTCCCAGAATATATGGGATCAGCGTACATGGGATAAAGCCCAGCAGCTGAACCAATATTAATTATGACACCAGGCTTCTTCAGGGATCGCATTGTTTGACTCTGGTGAATATCAATAAACAACCATAAGTTTTGTGCATATGGCATTTGCATGAAGTAAGGTAACATGTTAGACAACTGAAATAGTCATTCGAATTATTGCACAAATGAAGAATTCATATTCCAATAACTTCTGTTGATTCAAAATGTCATCATTTTCTTGCTCCCAAGGAAAACAGACAAGCCACATTACAACAAAACCATTACCTCTTAACTCCCTCCAACAACATTAATGAGAACACAGAAATAGAAATCCACTACCTAATTTTCTCTGAAATTACTGGATGAACAGACAATGTAACCTATGCGAATTTCAGGATTGTATTAATATGCCGAGCATGCATAAAAATCAGTGTTACCACAGATTACCAGTTCAAGTTATTGAACAAATAAATATGGCACTTCTATTCTAATAGCCATTAGTCAATGATAAGACTTACTGCAATGCGAGTACCATCAataacagcaacaaggttcacattTATGGCATGTCTCCATGTGCGAATTCCATCAGATATGTCATCATAAACTAATGTCTGGTTGGCAATTCCAGCACAATTGATGCAGATATCTAGTCCACCATATGTGAGCACATGTTTCTCAAAAGCAGCAGCAAGATCATCTGCATATTAAATAAGAGTAACTTTAAGATCATGGCAAACCTGAAGCACAAGCAAAATTGTGGTCTTATTTAACAGTTAAAACCTTGCTACATCCACTTATCCAGTGACAATAATAATCACAATATTATAACCAAAACAAGAAAACTCCTCTGAGTTTCAGAACAAAGAAAAGAATGAACAAAGCCCTATTAAAAGAGAGTTGATGCTTCATTAAAGCAAAGGGAAGAAATACCATATTGATGCTTTAGGTATTAAAACCTAGATACATGTTAGAACATTTCTGAGATATAGCAGGGTTACTAGCTTTGTTTCACGGTATTTTCGGATAGTACTGAGGTGAAAAGGTTAGATGTAACGCCAACATACATGATCTCTATAATGGTATTGGTATGGTTTTTCTTACATATTATTAAGAAAGCCTATGCCTGACAACTATAGTATATAACTGAAACTACAGTTGGCTTATCATACTTTGCCAGTCTTCTGAGATTTGACACTCAACTAGTTCAGTTCTGGTGTTACACACTCTTGTTTCCAAAATTTGGGCATCAACAAATAGTTTATAGAATAACGTAATCAAGCAAATTAACTGACTTTGCTTACTTCACCTAAAAAACACTTACTTGAATTAGAAACATCGCACTTAATGAATATGGCAGGCGGTGCACCGAGATCTCCATGGAACTTTTTGTGTTCCTTTTGAACTAGCGAAGCAACTTCTCTTCCATTTTCTTCAGAAAAATCGACCACAGTCACAAATAGACCCTTTTGTGCAAAAGCGAGGCAAAGCGCTTTCCCTTGAAAAAAATAGAACAGGATGAAATGTCAATATATTAAACACAGTCAACTAAAATCATTGTGCTGTGCTAGTAGTATTTGGTATCTATGCTGGAACAAACTTTACGAGCGCTGGCTTAATCTTAGTATCTTACAGGGCCCCTAATAATCTTATAAAGGAATCAGAGCTGCCACAATTTCATAAAACACTTGACTGTGAAACTTTATAAAGCACTGAACAGAGAACAGGGACTTATTTACATTTAATCCTTCACTACACAAAAGTTCAGCATCAAGGTGAATATATGTTCCATTATTGCAGTTCCATGCACAATTGGACATCATATTAGAGAACTGTGGAAGGTACATGTCTATCAGTTTTTACATAGTAGAGAAAGATCTTCAGTTACTTGTAGAGCGCGGGGGCACAAATCATACACGCAGAGCAGCAGTGAGGTTTGCCAGGGCTGAAAACTTGGCGAATCGGCGGGCGCCCACCCGCGCGGATGGAAAGAGGAGAGAGGGAGGGCGTCCCTTACCGATGCCGGAGGCGCCGCCGGTGACGAGGACCGACATGCCGGGCTTCAGCTCCATCTCGCCGGCGCTGGGCGGAGAGAGCGCGCGACCAGCTTGAGGCGAGGGGTCGCGACGGGAGAAGGCGGGCGAGCGAGCGAGGGAGGGGCACGGGGCGGTAGGAAGAGGTTTGCCGGCCGGCCTGCCGCTGCCGGATGCGGAGCTACCGAGATGGGAGCTAGGAGTAGGAGTGGGGACAAGGCCGGCTTGCCTTCCTCCGTTTGATTTGTTGGTGATCGGGTTTGGATTTTGGAAGGTGACGCACGCTCCCTGAGCAGTGTGGACGCCGCGAATGGGGTGATCCAACGGCGCCGCACACGAATTAGCTGCGGCTGCCGAGAAGGTTGACCAGATGTGTTTTAACCCTCCGTCCCATTTTCAGAACACCATTTTCAGAATGTACTTCTTACTACTAGTACaaatgctcgtgcgttgctacgggttgtgAAATTTCATTTCGCAATGCATATATAATTTACAGctctttgaaatttcaaaaataaaTCAGAGATATTATAATGTACTATAACATAATAATATTGAACGCCGCAACAAGACAACATTATTGTGCATCTACGTGCTTCTCAATGTTAGATCGTGTTACTCTCCTGCCGTAAGTTCCACTCCTATGTTCTAGGCCATCATAACTGTCAACTCAAAGTTCTCCAAATAACACGTTGATATTCATAAATATCCCATTGCAATCATAGATCGTAGCCTTATGTGTCACATATAGTAGTAAAATGCCCATGTGTTGCAACGGTCTCATAATTTCTTCAGGTTTCACTCACACTCACACCGTTTGGCGACGTGGGAGTCTCCGCCCCAACCGCTCTTGTCTCTCCCAACGCCCTCTCTAGTTTCCTCAGATCTGGCCGGCTTGGCCCCTCCCTTGCTCTTCTCCAGCGATAGCCGGCGTTGAGGCGGGTAACGGTCCCCTCCCTATACAACTGCAACGTAGGTGTAGGCTTCTAGAGTTGAGTTCGGCTTGTATGGTGTCTAGCTTGATGCCGTTGTCTTGGAGCGTGTTGCCGACGCTCGCGAGCGGCGTTTGGTGGCCTGTGGCGGTGTTCTTGCTGGTGGTGGCGGTGTGGTGCTGCGTGcaaccggagggagcggcgctagCGTCTCCTTCAATAAGTTCGACCAAGGTTGGAGCTCTCCTTCGTAGTCCCCACTCAATCTCGCTGCCATGGAGGCAGAAGGTGGGCTGGTGCAGCAGGATTTAGCGCTCCGGGGATCGATCGTGAAGCTCTCCTGCGGAGTCCATACACGGAAGCCAGGTTCGCTGAAGTGATCTACAGCCGAAGGCGGCCACTCCGCGATGTGGTGCCAAGCCGACGCcatagcttcttcttcctccaggtcGGCGAGCCATCACGGAGGATCTTTGGTTTCAGTGCGGCGCAACACGCTAACCTCGACCCAAATGGTGTAGTCCCCGGTGTCGTCGTCAGTGGCCGTGCTTCACGACCTTGCCAAAGCCACAGTGAAGAcgaaggacctgattgcttttttaaTTTTATTTCTAGGGTCTTGTTTGCATATGCTGAGGACCaggtttttattttatatttcctaGGGTCCTCTTTGTAACATGTATCACCAGGGCCTTCGGCCATTTCCCTGTTTAAAAAAAACACACTTAAAGAAAAGACAACAATATAGTTCAATGTTGAATTAAAATGCATTTCAAGAAGCCACAATTTTCTAGCAACCATAAAGTTTTAAAATGCATTGAGATATTGGTATATATATCAATCAGGCGTAGTTTTGCAGCCACATATACGTATAACCGAACTTCCTTTTTAAACCTTACTTAACATAAAACTTTCCTTGACTCAGATGACACTATAAAATAATAAAAGAAACTCCCACCCAAATTTGGATAGTCCTCGCCTGCCTCCCCACTCTCGACCTTCCCACTTTCTACCGCCCTCGTTTTCTCTCTGGCCAAACATCCTTCTCCTGCCTCCCCATTGCTGGCAACCAGACTTCCCAATCCCTTGCCTTCCCGCCGCTAGTCTTGATGAGCGCCCTCTCCCACCACTGCCACAATTACCGTACCCCGGTGGCACACCCCTGTTCTTCTCTGCCGCTCGTAGTTGGTTCTAGCACTCGAGGGAGGAGGCTCGCAGTAGGCCAACAACCCAGTGCTTGGCGCCAACAGAAGAGGAGTGATAAACCTAGTCTCCACCAGATCCATTACCTCAAACAAGTCAAAGTTTTAGAAGATgataattaaataagaaaaacttaTAAGCATGTGCCATGTAAATGAAAAATATAGGCAAGATGGCATAAACTAACCCGATCATATTGTTCCATGCATAGACCTAATCAAGCAAATCACAGGCAAACTAAAAAATCAAAGTACCAGGCTCACGAAAGGAAGGCAAACACCGGTTGCATCTAAGGCATTACACTTCCAACGCCCTCTTTATCCAAACCTAGTAAATCCCGACCTCATATGCAACCTGCTGGAAATCTCTTGAATGCGAAGCTGACAATTCATCTACCCATCACTGAAACTGCAAACAAGAAAATACAAGTGCTATTTAGGCATCATAGTCGTTTATGAGTAAAAGGGATATATGGGCCGAAGCATTATACTCCCAGGTATTTTCAGCGGACTTATACTATGAGTCTGTAATTGGAATATTACATTGCAATCCTAATAGCTATTTAACAGAAAATCACAGGCAATTAGCTAGTTGAGAATTAAAGTACCAGTTGCAAATATACAACGGTCACTTCAGTTTCCATAGAAGCTGATGGTACTTCAGACCTCAGGTAATATTCGAGCTCAAAATATTTACAGAAAGAGGAAACTTGATGGTCCAAGAAAAATGCCACATGTATAATTTCTTATTACTTCCTGAAAAGTTTGCTTCTTCAATTTGGGAAATTGACCAAAATAATATGCATTAAATTCAGATATATAGTACTGGTAAATAAACGCATTTAAAGAAACATGCAAACTGAAGACTTGGTACAAGATTTTCTAAATGCTTACATGTGCTTCTCAGTTGTTAGATTGGCATATTAGAACAAGTCACTTCATGTGTTCCATCAGCGACAAACTGCTTATTGACAGACTTCTCCACAGAACACACCCCATCCATTTGGAGCATAAAGAAACCAGGAAAGCCTCCTCAATTGCTGCACAGAATGCTCGCCATGAGCTTATACATCTGGAACTCGGCACAGCCAAGTAGGTAAAGCCATGTTCATCTCACATATACTCCACGATGAGGTTTGGGCTTGAATAGCATCATAACCACTCTTCTAAATATTAATTAGCCATATGTAGGTGCTTATACCGTAAAATCAAATAGATGCACCTAGATACAGATCTATGAAGTGCACTTGTTAACCAATTCAAATGGGGCGTGGTAGGATATGTCAAGTTAAAGGTGATTCTTATCACACTAATCTGCAGACCGAAGTCTAAAAATATCTAAGAAGTAAAACAGATAAAGAACAGTCTCACAAGTTACCTAGTACTACTCAGCGGAGCGGGTATCAACTGAACCCTCCATGTCCTTGATGGTACTGAACCGAAAAATCTGATGTAAACTACTTTTCTCAAGCTAATTTGAGAGGAGCTAACCATGGAAAAGACATTAAAACTAATCTAATAAAAATCTATCTGAATAACAGGAAGTAATACATGCCAAAGACGGCGGATCTAATATAACAAAAAATTATGTAAAGAGTAGGAATTAAGCTACTCTATTTCATAAAACGAATGCCCAATATGTAAACCAAGTTTTttcacctatatatatatatgtcaatATTGCTAGAAAAAATCAAACTCATATAAGTATTCAAATCCTTAAGAAAGGTAAGTAGCAGCACCTCAACAAGACTTGCCGCCACCAGTAGGCCGGCAACTCCACCAATGACATTGACAACATGACCATCTGGGCTTGCAAGAAAATGCTCAACCACCAGATCGACTCAGTGCTCCATTCTTTTCACCTGGAACAGCCATAACATCCTTCTTCACAAATCCTATGAAAGAATTATTGCTGAACAACTAATCTAGTAGGAAACCTGCATTAGCAAAGAGTAACAATAATTCAGAATCTAGTCCAAGATAAGTATGCAGCACACCAAACAAAAGAACTGAAATTTATCAAACCCAACTACAACGGAAAGAATAAGCTGGCACATTCGATGCAAGAAAAGGCTCGAACCGACAATCCCCATGATTCATTATTTTTAGACATTCAGGAGACAACGGCCTTGCAGATATTCTCAGTAGACAATGCACAAAAACCTGAACTTATAAGAATGTAAATGCATCACCCAGAGAATTGCACATTGCTACCTAGTTCATCTCTTGAGGCAAGAGCTAGCAGATCAATTTCGGATTTTCTCACAGCTGCCCCATTTTGCTCTGCTACTGCTTTTGATGGCGCAATACCCTCACTTTGAGCAGCCTGAGCATACAATGTAACCCACAAGCAATTCGGCACGGCAAAGCATTGAAATGTATTGTCACTTAGTACAAATATGAAAGGGGAAACACTGGTGATGCGTAGAGGCGATCTCCAGTATCTCCCTCACCCTCTCCATCTCTCTCTACCT encodes:
- the LOC124653050 gene encoding prostaglandin reductase-3-like encodes the protein MELKPGMSVLVTGGASGIGKALCLAFAQKGLFVTVVDFSEENGREVASLVQKEHKKFHGDLGAPPAIFIKCDVSNSNDLAAAFEKHVLTYGGLDICINCAGIANQTLVYDDISDGIRTWRHAINVNLVAVIDGTRIASQTMRSLKKPGVIINIGSAAGLYPMYADPIYSGTKGGVVMFTRSLAPLKRHGVRVNVLCPEFVQTNMAEQINRKIVDATGGFLKMEEIIDGAFELIQDESKAGACLWITKRRGKEYWPTSEEQRKYLLKYTKSKRTVTNNVFPSIQTPEFFEKIVVHTLSHNFRNATRLDRVRLRLPIEPQNVLVKIIYAGVNASDVNYSSGRYFSGSAKETAARLPFDAGFEAVGIVASVGDAVRHIKVGSPVALMTFGSYAEFTMVPAKHLLPVPRPDPEVVAMLTSGLTASISLEKAGQMTSGQVVLVTAAAGGTGQFAVQLAKLAGNKVVATCGGESKAALLASLGVDRVINYQNEKIKEVLKKEFPRGVDIIYESVGGEMFDLCLNALAVHGHLVVIGMISQYQGEVGWKPKNYTGLCEKILAKSQTVAGFFLVQHAHLWQDHLDKLFELYASGKLKVSLDPKKFMGVASAVDAVEYLHSGKSVGKVVVCIDPAYSQTLAKL